Proteins from a genomic interval of Halopseudomonas litoralis:
- the trbF gene encoding conjugal transfer protein TrbF: MRFKRPQVRYADTPQPATPYQSAAQVWDERIGSARVQAKNWRLMAFGCLVLALLMAGGLVWRSVQSIVTPYVIEVDQAGQVRAVGEAATPYKPNDAQTAHHLARFIGLVRSLSIDPIVVRQNWLDAYDYTTDKGAAVLNDYARTNDPFTRIGKESVTVQITSVVRASDTSFNVRWTERRYANGAAAGLERWTAVVSTVLQTPRSEERLRRNPLGIYVNGLAWSRELDSSEGVKP, encoded by the coding sequence ATGCGATTCAAACGACCGCAGGTGCGCTATGCCGATACACCGCAACCTGCTACCCCGTACCAATCCGCTGCCCAGGTCTGGGATGAGCGGATTGGTTCAGCCCGCGTGCAGGCGAAGAACTGGCGCTTGATGGCCTTCGGTTGCCTGGTGCTGGCCTTGCTGATGGCAGGCGGCCTGGTCTGGCGCTCGGTGCAGTCCATCGTCACGCCCTACGTCATCGAGGTGGATCAGGCAGGTCAGGTGCGTGCGGTGGGCGAAGCCGCCACGCCCTATAAGCCCAACGACGCCCAGACCGCGCACCATCTGGCGCGCTTTATTGGGCTGGTGCGCTCGCTGTCCATCGACCCCATCGTGGTGCGGCAGAACTGGCTCGACGCCTATGACTACACCACCGACAAGGGGGCGGCGGTACTCAACGATTACGCTCGCACCAATGACCCGTTCACCCGCATCGGTAAGGAATCGGTGACGGTGCAGATCACCAGCGTAGTCCGCGCCAGCGACACGTCATTCAACGTGCGCTGGACGGAACGCCGCTACGCCAATGGCGCGGCCGCCGGACTGGAGCGGTGGACGGCGGTGGTGTCCACCGTCCTGCAAACCCCACGCAGCGAAGAGCGCCTGCGCCGCAACCCGCTGGGCATCTACGTCAATGGTCTGGCGTGGAGCCGTGAACTGGATTCATCTGAAGGAGTAAAGCCATGA
- the trbG gene encoding P-type conjugative transfer protein TrbG, whose protein sequence is MNVDFSKYGLPLILLILFALSGCATQGKPPPAISLDEPVQAQALPEPPAPIEVVAVPEPLPLPAQLKPLPGMEEVKPVPEPTDEKVRVSRANQEARIAPTREGYVNAIQVWPYTDGALYQVYASVGRVTVIALQPGEDLVTVAAGDTVRWIVGDTSSGSGADLRVNVLVKPIRSGLKTNLVITTSRRTYLLELTSTEKAWMASVSWDYPKDRMLALQRQAHAASAAAPVDTGLSLENIRFRYAISGSNPPWKPVRAFDDGEKVYIQFPGGIAQGELPPLFVIGAQGDGQLVNYRFRSPYYIVDRLFGAAELRLGADKGDVVRIERTDGVAQRN, encoded by the coding sequence ATGAATGTGGATTTCAGTAAATACGGCTTGCCGCTGATCCTGTTGATTCTGTTTGCCTTGTCGGGCTGCGCCACACAGGGCAAACCGCCGCCCGCCATTTCGCTGGATGAGCCGGTGCAGGCACAGGCGCTACCAGAGCCGCCCGCACCCATTGAGGTGGTGGCGGTTCCCGAACCCTTGCCTTTGCCCGCGCAGTTGAAACCACTGCCGGGTATGGAGGAGGTGAAACCCGTGCCAGAACCGACAGATGAAAAGGTGCGGGTGTCGCGGGCCAATCAGGAAGCGCGCATCGCGCCCACGCGGGAAGGCTACGTCAATGCCATCCAGGTCTGGCCGTACACCGATGGCGCGTTGTATCAGGTCTATGCGTCCGTGGGCCGCGTGACCGTGATCGCGCTCCAGCCCGGCGAGGATCTGGTGACGGTGGCCGCTGGCGATACCGTGCGCTGGATCGTCGGCGACACGTCCAGCGGCAGCGGTGCTGATCTGCGCGTCAATGTGCTGGTCAAGCCCATCCGCTCGGGCCTCAAGACCAATCTGGTCATCACCACCAGCCGCCGCACCTATCTTCTGGAGCTGACTTCAACCGAAAAGGCGTGGATGGCGTCGGTATCCTGGGACTACCCGAAAGACCGAATGCTGGCCTTGCAGCGCCAGGCGCACGCGGCCAGCGCTGCCGCGCCGGTCGATACCGGCTTGTCGCTGGAAAATATTCGCTTCCGCTACGCGATCAGCGGCAGCAATCCGCCGTGGAAGCCGGTGCGGGCGTTTGATGATGGCGAGAAGGTCTATATCCAGTTCCCCGGTGGGATTGCCCAAGGCGAGCTACCACCACTGTTCGTGATCGGCGCACAGGGTGATGGCCAACTGGTGAACTACCGCTTTCGCTCGCCGTACTACATCGTGGATCGCCTGTTTGGCGCGGCTGAATTACGCCTCGGGGCCGACAAGGGCGACGTGGTGCGTATCGAGCGCACCGATGGCGTAGCGCAGAGGAATTGA
- a CDS encoding TrbI/VirB10 family protein: protein MNQDNPADVPVPDVPPKAAPDTVALRAQPRSVTRLNRRMLAALCGGLAVAVLGALMWSLQPQRRGANESTELYNVDRVSRSEGLDQLPADYSKLPPTLPPNVPELGPPLPGDLGPAIVRSQQPAVAAYAAPGHDPVEAERLARLKEAEEAAASSVFFRTGTQTAAPVAQSQVESAPGFAANAAFDPLAAGPASTAAQPADPTAVQNRQDQKEMFLAGGSTETRNSGNLQMPASPYQVMAGTVIAGALVTGIKSDLPGDVIATVTEPVYDTATGKLLLIPQGSRILGKYNSQVSYGQSRVQVMWNRIILPDTSSLTLDNLVGTDAAGYAGLEDGVDWHWDRIFAGAVLTTLLGVGAELAAPENRQDGDRIIIAGRDSAQDSINQVGQEMTRRNLNIQPTLTNRPGLPVRIIVNKDLVLRPYQPLFFNRGTSR from the coding sequence ATGAACCAGGATAATCCCGCTGATGTTCCGGTGCCGGACGTGCCGCCCAAAGCGGCCCCGGACACCGTGGCGCTGCGCGCTCAACCGCGTTCGGTGACGCGGCTGAACCGCCGCATGCTCGCCGCGTTGTGCGGCGGCCTGGCGGTCGCGGTACTGGGTGCCTTGATGTGGTCACTGCAACCGCAGCGGCGTGGGGCTAACGAATCGACCGAGCTGTACAACGTGGATCGGGTGTCGCGCTCCGAAGGGCTCGACCAGCTTCCGGCTGATTATTCCAAGCTGCCGCCGACCTTGCCTCCCAATGTGCCTGAACTGGGGCCGCCGCTGCCGGGCGACCTGGGGCCAGCCATCGTGAGGTCGCAGCAGCCAGCCGTGGCCGCTTATGCGGCCCCAGGTCATGACCCGGTCGAGGCGGAACGTCTGGCGCGCTTGAAGGAGGCCGAGGAAGCGGCGGCTTCGTCGGTGTTCTTCCGAACGGGCACGCAAACGGCTGCGCCGGTAGCGCAATCACAGGTCGAATCCGCACCGGGCTTTGCCGCCAATGCGGCCTTCGACCCACTGGCCGCTGGCCCGGCCTCGACGGCAGCCCAGCCAGCCGATCCGACTGCCGTGCAAAACCGGCAAGACCAGAAAGAAATGTTCCTGGCTGGTGGTTCTACGGAAACTCGTAATTCCGGCAATCTGCAAATGCCAGCCTCACCGTACCAGGTCATGGCCGGGACGGTGATTGCCGGGGCATTGGTGACCGGCATCAAGTCCGACCTGCCGGGCGATGTGATCGCCACGGTGACGGAACCGGTCTACGACACGGCCACCGGAAAACTCCTGCTGATCCCGCAGGGTTCGCGCATTCTGGGTAAGTACAACAGCCAGGTGAGTTACGGCCAGAGCCGGGTGCAGGTGATGTGGAACCGCATCATCCTGCCGGATACGTCCTCGCTGACGCTCGACAATCTGGTTGGCACCGATGCCGCTGGCTACGCCGGTCTGGAGGATGGCGTCGATTGGCATTGGGATCGTATCTTCGCCGGTGCCGTACTGACGACCTTGCTGGGCGTTGGTGCAGAACTAGCCGCACCGGAGAACCGACAGGACGGTGATCGCATCATCATCGCCGGGCGCGACAGCGCACAGGACAGTATCAATCAGGTCGGGCAGGAAATGACCCGCCGCAACCTCAACATCCAGCCCACACTGACCAATCGGCCCGGCCTGCCGGTTCGGATCATTGTTAACAAGGATTTAGTTCTGCGCCCGTACCAGCCCTTATTTTTCAATCGAGGTACATCACGATGA
- a CDS encoding DUF2274 domain-containing protein, translated as MNTPTKKLRLGPLPKTETVKLTFACPVSLKADLEHYAALHAQTYGEAVDAATLIPHMLEAFMAGDRGFRRGNAGKAVPPKPC; from the coding sequence ATGAATACACCGACCAAGAAATTGCGGCTGGGGCCGCTACCCAAGACCGAGACCGTCAAGTTGACCTTCGCATGCCCGGTCAGCTTGAAAGCTGACTTGGAACATTATGCCGCACTGCATGCGCAGACCTACGGCGAAGCAGTCGATGCCGCGACGCTTATTCCGCACATGCTGGAAGCATTCATGGCGGGGGATCGGGGATTCAGGAGAGGGAACGCGGGTAAGGCTGTGCCACCAAAACCATGCTGA
- a CDS encoding AAA family ATPase yields MDKSVVFAVAGSGKTSRLVASLDEEQRFLIVTYTESNHDNLRSKIIQRFGYFPTNVTLYTYFRFLHSFCYRPFLRSKKNTKGVIFKLPPTFPRYALTDDRRYISPSRRLYANRLAKLIEQSNLVGSVVARMEKYFDVFFVDEVQDFAGHDFNFLTAISAAKLHITFVGDFFQHTFDTSRDGNVNVSLHNDYTAYKAKFKAAKLDVDTDSLKKSHRCSKNVCDFITEKIGITIESHNDWDNVVKYEDDPKAVLALYEDPETVKLFYKEHHKYACHSQNWGASKGVDRYQDVCVVLNPANVKAWKNGNFRDINAETRNKLYVACSRARGNLTLIPEALLKSYKRS; encoded by the coding sequence ATGGATAAGAGCGTAGTCTTTGCCGTTGCCGGCTCTGGCAAAACCTCCCGCCTTGTCGCAAGCCTCGATGAGGAGCAACGCTTCCTCATCGTCACGTACACCGAGTCGAATCACGATAATCTGCGCAGCAAGATCATCCAGCGGTTCGGCTACTTTCCGACAAACGTCACACTCTATACCTACTTTAGGTTTCTACACAGCTTCTGCTACCGACCGTTTCTGCGTTCGAAGAAGAACACCAAAGGAGTGATATTCAAGCTCCCGCCGACATTTCCTCGGTATGCATTGACAGACGACCGGCGCTACATTTCTCCCAGCCGTCGGCTTTACGCCAACCGCCTTGCCAAGCTCATTGAGCAATCTAATCTGGTTGGCTCTGTCGTGGCGCGTATGGAGAAATATTTCGATGTCTTCTTTGTGGACGAAGTCCAGGATTTTGCGGGGCATGACTTCAATTTCTTAACAGCAATCAGCGCTGCCAAGCTACACATCACGTTTGTCGGTGACTTTTTTCAGCACACATTTGACACTAGTCGCGATGGGAACGTGAACGTTAGCCTTCATAACGACTACACAGCCTACAAGGCCAAGTTCAAAGCGGCTAAGCTGGATGTCGATACGGACAGTCTCAAGAAGAGTCACCGATGCAGTAAAAATGTTTGTGATTTCATCACGGAGAAGATCGGAATCACAATCGAATCCCATAACGACTGGGACAACGTCGTTAAGTACGAGGATGACCCGAAGGCAGTGCTCGCCCTCTATGAAGATCCAGAGACCGTGAAGCTGTTCTATAAGGAGCACCACAAATATGCTTGCCATTCCCAAAACTGGGGGGCATCAAAAGGGGTAGACCGATACCAGGACGTCTGTGTGGTTCTTAATCCCGCTAACGTAAAAGCATGGAAAAATGGAAACTTTCGGGATATCAACGCGGAGACACGCAACAAGCTCTATGTTGCCTGTTCAAGGGCAAGAGGAAACCTGACGCTCATCCCCGAGGCTTTGCTGAAGAGCTACAAGCGATCCTGA
- a CDS encoding ATP-dependent nuclease, with amino-acid sequence MVGTIRRLVLKNFKRFKSLELEFDPELNILVGGNEAGKSSVLQALDIVLSASRSKVESLGLETIFNADCVADFLGGERKITDLPELLVEVYIDGIDGHHDLDGRNNSKGTDHLGIKMVCKPVDEYTKEIQAILAEKHDNFPFEYYGVQFLTFTDEAFFPYKKPLKHLIIDSSQINNEYATREYTRSMYAAHASVIQRNLHGFEYRKAKLQFKDDVFKAMNDTLDIYKFDIRTSPKANVETDIIITENNIPIDSKGKGRQCFIKTEFALRNREHVLDVLLLEEPENHLSHVHMHKLIERIRASVKKQLFIATHSSFIATRLNLKKVIILSEESPSRSASLKDLSQETANFFMKAPDNNVLELALCKKAILVEGDAEFILMDALYKNSAKGVSTDADGIHVISVDGTSFKRYLELAKLLDIKVAVIRDNDGDYQENCVANYADFASASIQVFADTNDARYTFEVCVYQDNKAICDGQFAAGRKTLTVEEYMLKNKTDAAFQLLEKKGAELIAPDYIQQAIAWIRA; translated from the coding sequence GTGGTGGGGACTATAAGAAGGTTGGTTCTGAAAAATTTCAAAAGATTCAAAAGTCTTGAACTAGAGTTCGATCCTGAACTGAATATTTTGGTTGGTGGTAATGAGGCGGGAAAAAGCTCCGTTCTCCAAGCACTGGATATCGTACTCAGTGCCAGCCGAAGCAAGGTGGAATCGCTCGGCCTTGAAACCATTTTCAATGCAGATTGCGTCGCAGATTTTTTGGGCGGCGAGAGGAAAATCACTGATCTTCCAGAACTTCTAGTGGAGGTATACATTGACGGGATTGACGGCCACCACGATCTCGACGGGCGAAACAATAGCAAGGGGACAGATCATCTTGGCATCAAGATGGTGTGCAAGCCCGTTGATGAGTACACCAAGGAGATTCAGGCAATCTTGGCCGAGAAACATGACAATTTCCCTTTCGAGTACTACGGCGTCCAGTTCCTAACCTTCACGGACGAGGCTTTCTTTCCATACAAAAAACCACTCAAGCATCTAATCATCGACAGCTCTCAGATCAACAACGAATACGCCACCCGTGAGTACACCCGCTCCATGTACGCGGCGCACGCATCTGTCATTCAGCGCAATCTTCACGGTTTCGAGTACCGAAAGGCCAAGTTACAGTTTAAGGATGATGTCTTCAAGGCGATGAATGATACGTTGGATATCTACAAATTTGATATCCGTACAAGTCCGAAAGCGAATGTCGAAACGGACATCATTATCACGGAAAATAATATTCCAATCGACAGCAAGGGCAAAGGCCGCCAGTGCTTTATCAAGACGGAGTTTGCTTTACGCAACCGCGAACACGTTCTCGATGTTCTGCTTCTCGAAGAGCCTGAGAACCATCTGAGTCATGTCCATATGCACAAGCTTATCGAGCGCATTAGGGCATCTGTCAAAAAACAACTTTTTATCGCCACGCACAGCAGTTTCATCGCAACACGACTGAACCTCAAGAAGGTGATTATATTGAGCGAGGAGAGCCCGTCTCGATCAGCCTCCCTCAAGGATCTCAGCCAGGAGACAGCCAATTTCTTTATGAAGGCCCCTGACAACAACGTGCTGGAGCTTGCTCTTTGTAAGAAGGCAATACTTGTGGAGGGCGATGCCGAGTTCATTCTCATGGATGCCCTTTATAAGAATAGCGCCAAAGGTGTTAGCACCGACGCAGACGGTATCCATGTGATATCTGTGGATGGCACGAGTTTTAAGCGCTACCTTGAACTCGCCAAGCTGCTCGATATCAAGGTCGCCGTCATCCGTGATAACGATGGCGACTACCAGGAAAATTGTGTCGCTAACTACGCTGACTTTGCCTCGGCTTCCATCCAGGTTTTCGCGGACACCAACGATGCGCGGTACACCTTCGAAGTTTGCGTTTACCAAGATAACAAGGCCATTTGTGACGGTCAGTTCGCAGCGGGCCGCAAGACACTAACCGTAGAAGAGTACATGTTGAAGAACAAGACGGACGCCGCGTTCCAACTACTCGAAAAAAAGGGTGCTGAACTCATCGCGCCAGATTACATTCAGCAGGCGATTGCATGGATAAGAGCGTAG